In Cystobacter ferrugineus, the following are encoded in one genomic region:
- a CDS encoding APC family permease: MTASNASSSDTRLKRGITGALLYLFILGDVLGAGVYALIGKLAQGVGGMVWLPLLVALGMAMLTAASYAELVTRYPKAGGSAVFAERAFGHPVISFLVGFCMLAAGVTSAAGLSLAFAGDYLGAFIDVPRLPMALVFLTLVAALNARGIKESLGANVVMTVTEISGLLLVVLLGAWVLGRGEGDPGRVWALPEGASAGGAVLGAALIAFYSFVGFETSANLAEEVREVRRVYPRALFGALLTAGAVYVLVALAAVVAVEPERLAASSGPLLEVVEVAGGVPPRLFAGVALIAVANGGLLTMIMASRLTYGMAEQGLLPAVLGRVLPGRRTPWVAILATTLMAMALTATGELADLAETVVLLLLFVFISTNVAVLVLRRKEPAGSGHFRAWTVVPVLAIVCCGVLLTRQAAATWLRAGGLLLLGGVLYLLTRGRRAR, from the coding sequence ATGACGGCCTCCAACGCCTCGAGTTCCGACACCCGGCTGAAGCGCGGCATCACGGGCGCGCTGCTGTACCTGTTCATCCTCGGGGACGTGCTGGGCGCGGGCGTCTACGCGCTCATCGGCAAGCTGGCGCAGGGGGTGGGCGGCATGGTGTGGCTGCCGCTGCTGGTGGCGCTGGGGATGGCGATGCTCACCGCGGCCTCGTACGCGGAGCTCGTCACCCGCTACCCGAAGGCCGGGGGCTCGGCGGTCTTCGCGGAGCGGGCCTTTGGCCACCCCGTGATCTCCTTCCTGGTCGGGTTCTGCATGTTGGCGGCCGGGGTGACGAGCGCCGCGGGCCTGTCGCTGGCGTTCGCCGGGGACTACCTGGGGGCGTTCATCGACGTGCCGCGCCTGCCCATGGCGCTCGTCTTCCTCACGCTGGTGGCGGCCCTGAACGCGCGCGGCATCAAGGAGTCCCTGGGCGCCAACGTCGTCATGACGGTGACGGAGATTTCGGGCCTGCTGCTCGTCGTCCTGCTCGGGGCGTGGGTGCTCGGACGCGGGGAAGGAGACCCGGGGCGGGTGTGGGCGCTGCCGGAGGGAGCCTCGGCGGGCGGCGCGGTGCTGGGAGCGGCGCTGATCGCGTTCTATTCCTTCGTGGGCTTCGAGACCTCGGCGAACCTGGCCGAGGAGGTGCGCGAGGTGCGGCGCGTCTATCCCCGGGCCCTGTTCGGCGCGCTGCTCACGGCGGGGGCGGTCTACGTGCTCGTCGCGCTGGCGGCGGTGGTGGCGGTGGAGCCGGAGCGGTTGGCGGCGTCCAGTGGGCCACTGCTGGAGGTCGTCGAGGTGGCGGGCGGAGTGCCGCCGCGGCTGTTCGCGGGGGTGGCGCTCATCGCGGTGGCGAACGGTGGGCTGCTGACGATGATCATGGCGAGCCGGCTGACGTATGGGATGGCGGAGCAGGGGCTGTTGCCCGCGGTGCTCGGCCGGGTGCTGCCGGGCCGGCGCACCCCCTGGGTGGCGATCCTCGCCACCACGCTGATGGCGATGGCGTTGACGGCGACGGGGGAACTGGCGGACCTGGCGGAGACGGTGGTGCTGCTGTTGCTGTTCGTCTTCATCAGCACGAACGTGGCGGTGCTCGTGCTGCGCCGGAAGGAGCCGGCCGGAAGCGGGCACTTCCGCGCCTGGACGGTGGTGCCGGTGCTCGCCATCGTCTGCTGTGGGGTACTGCTGACGCGGCAGGCAGCGGCCACGTGGCTCCGAGCGGGGGGACTGCTGCTGCTCGGAGGGGTGCTGTACCTGCTCACCCGCGGGCGTCGCGCGAGGTGA
- a CDS encoding putative metal-binding motif-containing protein produces MRRLWILGLLLTFVACREKAPPEGAVRVTVNYGSYRPACLRVVARDAQGQEGRTQILQSDFKDPEARKIRVAVFRKAEWGRELTLEVSSFEGSTDGECSGTLVEQLSSEPIPVPPGDFASHEVTLRAKDDDGDSFAGREEGVMGQDCDDGSAEVYPGAAERCSVAVDYDCNGFKGCQDSRCQQSACDDGNACTTDDRCEGSGVSAQCKGQAVQCEKPAGACSLSATCSQETGQCVVTRKQCAAPTNTCLEEGVCNDATGQCDYAPKQASVSCDDSQVCTTGDVCNGAGVCQGTQTPCTPPSICVRVTGGCAAANNCTYEPDPDKVNAACTLKGGAGNGVCRATDGECSRFPYVPSNFDPDTVPAASIIPLNISCPVTFNSEDLSWTPSTCVSNPPTPSVLSQGSGMVLLAMSNLNLNGELRLVGTRPVILAVYGDATLNHNILANAQGTAPGAGGSLAQACEVRRGRGGVTSDSVGSGGGGAGGKTAGAAGGNGSVSGSTRGDGGSLGGSAFVPLVGGCPGGGGGGDSVGGAGGAGGGAVQISVAGTLTVAKQVSASGGGGRGGQTTAGGAAGGGGGGGSGGQVLLEAHQLNLNAFSQVTANGGGGGEGGAYRNASTRLDGNAGDDGSTSSSNQANGGNGSSNSGGDGGKGASQGSPAAGGNGDPSNGGDKGGGGGGGGAAGHIQLRSVKRCFLGNPIIISPATNNQCPL; encoded by the coding sequence ATGCGTCGACTCTGGATATTGGGACTGCTCTTGACGTTCGTTGCGTGCCGCGAGAAGGCTCCTCCCGAAGGGGCCGTGCGGGTCACGGTGAATTACGGCTCCTACCGGCCAGCGTGTCTGCGTGTGGTGGCCAGGGACGCCCAGGGACAGGAGGGCCGGACTCAAATCCTCCAGAGCGACTTCAAGGATCCGGAGGCGAGGAAGATCCGCGTCGCGGTGTTCCGCAAGGCCGAGTGGGGACGGGAACTGACGCTGGAGGTGTCTTCCTTCGAGGGCTCCACGGACGGGGAGTGCTCCGGCACCCTGGTGGAGCAGCTTTCCTCGGAGCCCATCCCGGTGCCACCGGGGGACTTCGCCTCCCATGAGGTGACGCTGCGGGCGAAGGACGACGATGGAGACTCCTTCGCTGGCCGGGAAGAGGGAGTGATGGGGCAGGATTGCGACGATGGGAGCGCCGAGGTGTATCCCGGCGCCGCCGAGCGGTGCAGCGTCGCGGTGGACTACGACTGCAACGGCTTCAAGGGCTGCCAGGACTCCAGGTGCCAGCAGTCGGCGTGCGATGATGGCAATGCCTGCACCACGGACGACCGGTGTGAGGGCTCGGGAGTGTCGGCGCAGTGCAAGGGCCAGGCGGTGCAGTGCGAGAAGCCCGCCGGGGCGTGCTCCTTGAGCGCCACGTGCTCCCAGGAGACGGGCCAGTGCGTCGTCACTCGCAAGCAGTGCGCCGCACCGACGAATACCTGTCTCGAGGAGGGGGTGTGCAATGACGCCACCGGCCAATGCGACTACGCCCCCAAGCAGGCCTCCGTGAGCTGCGACGACAGCCAGGTCTGCACCACGGGTGATGTGTGTAACGGAGCGGGGGTCTGCCAGGGCACCCAGACCCCGTGCACACCCCCCAGCATCTGTGTCCGCGTGACCGGAGGGTGTGCGGCGGCCAACAATTGCACCTATGAGCCGGACCCCGACAAGGTGAACGCCGCGTGCACGCTCAAGGGGGGAGCCGGGAATGGAGTGTGCCGTGCCACCGACGGCGAGTGCAGCCGCTTCCCCTATGTGCCGAGCAACTTCGATCCGGATACCGTCCCCGCGGCGAGCATCATTCCCTTGAACATCTCGTGTCCCGTGACCTTCAACTCCGAGGACTTGAGCTGGACTCCCTCGACCTGCGTCAGCAATCCGCCCACTCCCAGCGTGTTGTCTCAAGGCTCGGGCATGGTGCTGCTCGCCATGTCGAACTTGAATTTGAACGGAGAGCTCCGGCTCGTGGGCACTCGCCCCGTCATCCTCGCTGTCTACGGAGACGCCACGCTGAACCACAACATCCTCGCCAATGCTCAGGGCACGGCGCCCGGCGCGGGTGGCAGCCTGGCGCAGGCCTGCGAGGTACGGCGTGGCAGGGGCGGCGTGACCAGTGACTCGGTGGGCTCAGGTGGCGGAGGCGCTGGAGGGAAGACCGCCGGTGCCGCGGGAGGGAATGGATCCGTCTCCGGTTCGACGCGTGGCGATGGCGGGAGCTTGGGGGGTAGTGCCTTCGTTCCCCTGGTGGGAGGTTGCCCGGGTGGAGGCGGCGGCGGGGACAGCGTTGGCGGCGCGGGCGGCGCGGGCGGAGGCGCGGTGCAGATTTCCGTGGCGGGCACCCTCACGGTCGCCAAACAGGTCTCCGCCAGCGGAGGCGGCGGGCGAGGCGGGCAGACCACCGCCGGTGGTGCGGCGGGCGGCGGAGGGGGAGGCGGAAGTGGAGGGCAGGTCCTGCTCGAGGCCCATCAGTTGAATCTGAACGCTTTTTCCCAAGTGACCGCGAATGGCGGAGGCGGTGGTGAGGGCGGTGCCTATCGCAATGCCAGCACCCGGCTCGATGGCAATGCGGGTGACGATGGTTCCACGTCGTCCAGCAACCAGGCCAATGGCGGAAATGGTAGCTCCAATTCGGGTGGGGATGGAGGCAAGGGAGCCTCCCAGGGGTCGCCTGCTGCTGGCGGCAATGGCGATCCGTCAAACGGCGGGGACAAGGGAGGCGGAGGAGGTGGTGGTGGTGCAGCGGGTCACATCCAACTGAGGTCCGTGAAGCGCTGCTTCCTCGGCAACCCCATCATCATCAGCCCGGCGACCAACAATCAGTGCCCGCTGTAG
- a CDS encoding MDR family MFS transporter, with protein MDAEAPREVRFWPFMFALFLGSFITVLSSSSITIAIPEMQRHFGAELSLMQWTLTGFMLAMGTVAPLTGYLGERFSFKRLYLAALWGFLAASLLCGWAWDAVSLVAFRCLQGVFSGLVMPVTMTLIYQVLPREKQALAISLWSLSAMLAPAFGPTLAGALITLSSWRWLFFFNVPLCLLAIVLTWREVAYYRLRAPGPFDLPGLLTVVTSSLALLMAFSQSGAWGWGNPKTLALFVLGGVSLLVFILRELKESAPLLNLRVLTNRRYLLTLIVSSIITISLYAGVFLLPVFLQRIQGRTPLDTGLILLPASLAMALVMPLVGRLYGVLGPRVLMVTGISMIGVGTYALSHLEPETSRTYVLLWMLVRNVGISLSTMPASNAGMEQISPVLSGHASSLSNWLRNVFGSFSIAIFTSLLSTFGRLEGARLVERGVMEQPQRMEALAFVASVNDVHLVATIVVLAALPLSLMVPRLSRT; from the coding sequence ATGGACGCGGAAGCACCTCGCGAGGTGAGGTTCTGGCCGTTCATGTTCGCGCTCTTCCTCGGCTCGTTCATCACGGTGCTGAGTTCCAGTTCGATCACGATCGCCATTCCCGAGATGCAGCGGCACTTCGGTGCCGAGCTCTCCCTGATGCAGTGGACGCTGACGGGATTCATGCTGGCCATGGGCACGGTCGCGCCGCTCACCGGCTATCTGGGGGAGCGGTTCAGCTTCAAGAGGCTGTACCTGGCCGCGCTGTGGGGCTTCCTGGCGGCGTCGCTCCTGTGCGGGTGGGCGTGGGACGCGGTGTCGCTCGTGGCGTTCCGGTGTCTGCAGGGGGTGTTCAGCGGGCTCGTCATGCCCGTGACGATGACGCTCATCTATCAGGTGCTCCCTCGGGAGAAGCAGGCGCTGGCGATCAGCCTCTGGAGCCTGTCGGCCATGCTCGCGCCCGCCTTCGGCCCGACACTGGCCGGCGCGTTGATCACCCTGAGTAGCTGGCGATGGTTGTTCTTCTTCAATGTGCCGTTGTGCCTGCTGGCGATCGTGTTGACCTGGCGGGAGGTGGCCTACTACCGGCTGCGCGCTCCTGGCCCCTTCGATCTGCCCGGGTTGCTCACCGTCGTCACCAGCAGCCTGGCGCTGCTGATGGCCTTCAGCCAGAGCGGGGCATGGGGCTGGGGCAACCCGAAGACCCTGGCCCTGTTCGTGCTGGGGGGCGTGTCGCTGCTCGTCTTCATCCTCCGGGAGCTGAAGGAGAGCGCGCCCCTGCTCAACCTCCGGGTGCTCACCAATCGGCGCTACCTGCTGACGCTGATCGTCTCCAGCATCATCACGATCAGCCTGTACGCGGGCGTGTTCCTCCTGCCGGTGTTCCTGCAGCGGATCCAAGGGCGGACGCCGCTCGACACGGGGTTGATCCTCCTGCCCGCGTCCCTGGCCATGGCGCTGGTGATGCCGCTCGTCGGACGCCTGTACGGCGTGCTCGGGCCGCGCGTGCTCATGGTGACGGGCATCTCGATGATCGGCGTGGGCACCTATGCCTTGAGCCACCTGGAGCCGGAGACCTCGCGCACCTACGTGTTGCTGTGGATGCTGGTGCGCAACGTGGGCATCTCGCTGTCCACCATGCCGGCGAGCAATGCGGGAATGGAGCAGATTTCCCCGGTGCTCAGTGGCCATGCGTCCTCCCTGAGCAACTGGCTGCGCAACGTGTTCGGCTCGTTCTCGATCGCCATCTTCACCTCGCTGCTGTCCACGTTCGGCAGGCTCGAAGGGGCGCGGCTGGTGGAGCGGGGAGTCATGGAGCAACCCCAGCGCATGGAAGCGCTCGCGTTCGTGGCGAGCGTCAATGACGTGCACCTGGTGGCCACGATCGTGGTCCTGGCCGCGCTGCCGCTCAGCCTGATGGTGCCTAGACTCTCCCGTACATGA